The region AATCTCTTCGGGATCCGTCGTTCCGAAGAAGTTGTCGTTGACATCGACGACTTCACTTCCACCAGTGTCTCCAACGACGATCGCGGTGACAGTGTCATCGAAACCGTTCTCATTGATGCTGACATTCGGCCGATTCTGAACGAAGATCTGATTGGTATTCGCACCGAGGTTCGAGCCGTCAAAGACGTTTTGTGTAATCTCGGTGTTCGGTCCGCGGGCACGGAGTTGAGAACCAAATCGCGTGGTCGTTCCCGCGAACTGATTTCCCATGACGGTTACGCCGTCGGAATCGATCGTGACCAGCGTGTTGCCTTGTTCGCTCATGTTGTCGTCGGAACTGATTCCGCCCGCGACACCAGTAATTTGATTGTTCGTGAACGTAATGTTGGAGGTATTGCCGCCCCCGCTCCCGCCACCGATCGTGACTAACTGACGGGGAACATTCGCAGTGGTAAATTGGCCACTGAATCCAATGCCGGCCGGTTGAGCACCGACAAAGGTTTGACCGGAGAATTCATTGCCGTCAATCACGAATCCATCGATGGTCGCGCCGAACTCGGTGAGTAGCCCGTGATCACCGTTGGCTTGGATCTCGTTGTCCTGAATGGTGGCGCCCGAATGACTTCCTTGAAAGTAGACGGCCGCGTTTTCGAGGCCGGGATTCCCGTTATCGATTCCGATAATGGTGAAGCCTTGCATCGGAGCACCGATTGTGACCGCGGTGGTGTTGCTTGTGACAACCACCGCTCCCAAACTTCCAACCCCCGAGATTCCTTCGATTGTCGTCGATGCTCGACCATTGACCGATACCAATGACAGGTTGTCTTCGATCCGGACGTTTTCGGTGTATGTGCCATCGCCCACAGTCACGGTAGCACCGGTTGCGGCTGCATCAACGCCATCTTGAATGCTACCCGGTGACGTCACATTAACCGCAGTTGCATTTCCATCAACGGTGCCGCCGATGTCTTGGTTCAAGCTGGCCGTTTCGATATCCGTGATCGTCACGTCTTGCGTGAAGTTGGCATCGCCGACGGAAAACGTCACTTCCTGCCCGGCGGCGGCACCGATGTCTTGAACAATGATGTTCGTCACACCGGCTTGATCGTTGAGTACATCCTCGCCGTTTTCTGACGTGCCAACGTCGATGTTGCCTCCATCGACACGCAGAAAGGCCTGATCGTTGGCGGCGTCCAGCGTGACCGTCAGAGTCCCAGCGTTGAATATCGCGTTGACTGAAAGCAACGTTCGGTCTTCCAGCGTTTCCGCAGACGAGACCAAGGCGGTTGCTGGCCGCTGCGTCCGTCGACGAGAAGAAACCTCCGCCGTAGAACACGAACGAGCGTGGTGTTTTCGTTGTTGAAGTCGACGTGGGGTAGATACAAGATTCGACAGCCAATGACGTAGAAACATCGCAGGACTCCGTAGGTGGGTTGAGATTTCAAATTTGGGGGGCATCCATGCAATTGGGCCGTCAGCATTCGTCAATGAATGTGAGGTTGTTTGGCAGGTGTCTTTCAATTGGAAGACGCAGTTGCGGGGCAAGCACGAGGGTGATTGTGGTGAGCAGCGACCGATGCGATTTCGAAACACCGAATCGCTATTCGAGGAACTTTTTTCAAGTTCGCTAAAGTCAAATTCTTCCCTACAGCCCGCAGGTTGATTTATTTGAACGTAATCACGTGGTCAGGCCATTGCAAGACTGAAACAGTCAGTGAACCGTTGAAAATCTCGTGAAGCCGACCCGAAACACCCTGCCTACCTACTGGGCCGACTGTTCATAAACATTGACTCAGTTGTGACTTACGGAATTTTCGGTACCGTGAATCAGGGGCGTTTTCACAAGTCCATTGTGAATCCACTTGCGTCCACAGATCGACCGATGCTCAAACGGACTGGCTATCAGTTGAAGTCTCTGACAGAACTCGCCCGCTTCGATCGGACGACGGTTGCAAACTGTCAACACCTAGCCTGCCTCTGAAAAACTGATTCAGGTGTTACGACGGTTTCGCGGCCCGTTTTGGGTGAAGGAGACCTATGAAGATGAGTGCGAAGAAACGCAAGCGGCATACGCCGGAGCAGATCGTCAAGAAGCTGCGAGACGCCGATGCGATGTTGAATGCCGGTCACGATTTGGCGGCGGTGTTGCAATCACTCGAAGTCAGTGAATCGAAGTTGCAGCGGTGACGGGAGCAGTACGGCGAGATGAAGTCCGAGGAGGCCAAACGGCTCAAAGAGCTTGAGGACGAGAACCGTCGTCTGAAGCTGTTGGTAGTGGACTTGTCTTTGGACTACCAAATGCTGAAATCGGTAGCCTCAAAATACTGGTGAGCCCTTCTCGGAAACGAGCCGCAGTTAGCCAGCTTCAACGAGAATTTCACGTCTCCGAGCGTCGTGCCTGTCCAGTGCTCGATCAGCGACGTAGTACGCAATACGCAGCACGTAGCGATATATTGGCGAGCCTCGCTGTGATGAACCGGCCTTGGTGAAGCTGTTGCGGAAGTTGGTCCGATTTCATCCGCGGTATTGTTATTGACGGATCGGACGGCTACTGCGTCGTGAAGGTTGGAAAGCGAGCGACAAGCGGGTCTATCGCCTGTGGCGTCGGGAAAGACTGAAAATGCGAAGCAAGAAACGGAAATAGCTTCGATTGGGAACGAGCGAGACTGGCTGTTATCGCCACCGAGCCGAGTTCCAAACTCTTGTGTGATGCTTTGACTTCAATTGAAGCTTCACTGTGTACCACGAGAATGGCCGCCACGATCAGCGACCACACCATCACCAGCAATGAGGCTGTAACGGTAACCTAGCTGCTTAATGTGCTCGCGGGCCGTCTTGAACTCATCGAACGAATCTTCTCGAACGACGAACGTAACATTGAAGCGTGAAGGAGGGAAATTTCGAAGCAACTCCGCAATCTGTCCATTGCAGAAATCCGTTGAGTGAAGGGGAATCCCAGCGTTGGGACGAGCATGAGTCTCATACTGACTAGCGGTCTCATTGATGACGAAAAAGTGACTCGTGTTCAGACCTCGCTCTCCCGTTCGGGGATCATAATCCCATAGATAGAGTCGCCCATAGCGTAGTATGAGGCCGATCGACGGCTTACGGGTCGACATTGTGACTTGAGGCAAAGCCATCTTGTATTCGCGCTTCGCTCTGACTTCAGTGAGGGTCGTTAGAAGTTCGCTGATTTCTCCCTCAAGCTCTTCCAAAGTCTTGTCGAGTTTCGCAATACTTTGTCTTTCCTGTTGTGTCTCCGCGTATGTGCGAGCATTAAGTTCCAATTGCTCGTACCACTGTTCCTCTAAATTATTGATCTCGTTAATTAGTTGGTCGTACTTTTCAATGGTGCTTTCGGTTGATGCATCTTGCAACAGCATTTTCCGTTGCTGAGCGGCCAATCGTTGCAATGCTTTAAGCTCTTCTCGAGCATCATGTAGTTGGTAAGCTAGCCGCTCCTGTTGGAGGAGAATCTCACTTGGTGAAAGAGACTCTTGAACTGAGGGAGCCTTTATCGCAGAGGTGTTTCCCAATAGTAAAACCACTAGGAGGGCGATGAACACGATACCGCCAAACGTGTTGCAGATCGCATCTAGCAACAAGTCGAGGCCGTCGTCATGGTCGGAAACTCTTCTCATTGGGCAAGTCCGGTCTGCGGATCGAAGATGGTCTGCTGCTCAGAAATTAAATCAATGCCGACACCGCACCCGCCTCGCAGCTTTCCAGTCTGCAATGCATCCAGCAAATCATGGTCCATGCCGGAAGGGCGAAATAATACCAGAACATACTCGGCACCTTGCCGAGTGAGGAACTCGCTCAACGATCTTAATGCATTGCTTCCTAACAGAAGCTTCTCAGGTCGTTCCCCGCGTCCCAGCGGTGCCAATGTGGCCGACTGACTATCGATGACGGCGATCCAACCGTTGCGGCTGCGACCATCGACAAACCGAAAAATCGGTCGATTGTCGGATTGCTCCTCTTGAAGGCTGTCTTCAAGTAGATCCTTTTCGCGGTTCAGGTCTTCAAGTCGCTCTAAGTCTTCACTTCGTGTTTCTATAGCTAATCGCGTGGCAGCTTGGTCGTCATCTAATAGCTTTGCACGTACTGCAGCATTCTTGATTCTGTCCTCAAGCAGTATTTTTTTCATCCGAAGCTGTCTGATCTCAGCTTCAATCGTGGCGACTGGTCGGGAAACGGATGCAGAAACACTCTCGGTTTGTGAGTCGACCCGATTCTGTAGCTCCTTCCGCCGCTTGTTGATGTCTTCAAGAGACGCTTCGAGCGCTTTAAAATCTGGAGATGAATGGCTTGTTGTTCGAGACGTATGTGATGTTAATTCAATAGCTAGCAGGAGGACCATGACAATCAGGATGCCGCAGACTGCTGTGATGATGTCCTGAAACGCGAAAAGCGATATAGCTGGTCCGTGGTATTTGCGACGACGATTCATTCCGCGTGAGGTTCTTCAAAAGGCATTAGGCGAAGTTTCCCGGTGACGTTCCGGGTGCAGAAAGCTCGGCAGCGGTCGAGGAATTCTTCTTCGGACTTCTTTAAGCTCGTCATCAGTAATTGGACAATTAATGCCGCAACGAGCCCTTGCAGCGTCGTTTCGAAGGCAACGCTCAAACCGCCAGTGACCCCTTTCAGAGCGTCCTTGACATGACTCAAATCATCGCTTTGTGATAGAACAGCTCCAAAGCCACCGATAGCCTCGGCCAGACCTTGAACAGTTCCAATGAATCCTAAAACAGGGATTGCCCAGACAAAGCCTCTTAAAGTGGCGTAGCTCGTTTCCATACTCCCTTCATCATTGTCCGCCTGTGACCGCAGGATTTCATCGACGTCTCCAACGCGGCCGAGGTTTCGCAGGTTCGCAAGTGCGATGTTGATTCGGTTAAACAGGATAAACCTTTGCGGGTCTTCAGCCGTATCTAAAATATTATTCTGGACAACCGAGACGCTTTCCGGACTTAGTATAAAGTCTGGTGTGGGTGGAACAATTTGAAAATCCAGAGCTCGTCGTTGTAGACACAGTTTGAGCCACTTCAGAAAGATGATCATCAAAGACCAGCATGTGAAAAATACGATAGCAAACGGAACAGGCCCACGTTGCCAAATTGTTTGAGAGATCCAAAGGTCCTTGAAGAGCAGCAGCCCGCCAAGTACTGCCACAGTGAGGATAGTCGCCAAGAATCCAGTCGTGAAGCTGGAAACCCGTGTGTAATGCGCCGCTGGCATCATCAGCCGTCTTTCCGGGTCTTGACGCGACCATGACAGTGGGCAAAGTTCAGTATCAGCCGACATTGAGGTCCCTTAACCAGTAATCGTGTGATGTCGTCAGAGATTGCATTAGAACGAACGAGAAGCAGAGGCACCTGCGGCGAGAACGAGCAAGAGAACCGGCATGCTCAGATTGACAATCCCGAGGGTCAGCCCTGTAATGGCCCGCCCACGCCCGGCAAGTTTCCCCTCGCCAGTCCTCGACATGCCGATCCCCCCGAACACGATTGCCAGCACACTCGTGACGAACCAAGCCAAGTTGGATAAAACTCCGAATAGACTGCCTCCGAGTGCGAGAAGACCAATCAAGGATGGAGCTTGTGATTCCTTGGCAATGGCGATAAACAGAAGAAAAATGGTGAAGCCTGCCAACGCCACGAGCCAGGGAGTTAAACCAAGCCACATCGCCGCTGTTGCTGCACTACTAGATAGACCGTCTTGCGAGGTCTTTCCTTGGTGAGCAGAAGTTGACAACCAATTTGCCAGCTGTGGCACTTCTTCGACCAACCGCCAATCGGGCCAACCATCTCGCCACACTTGATGTTTCGATCGCAATGTGCCTTCACGAACAAGCTGTTCCACTTTCGAGTATTGGACGGGACCAATCTCGACGTTCCCATCCGGCTGCTGGTAGAACCAAGCGCCTTCATCGTCAGGTTTGATATCGGTGTTACCAGTCGACGGTTCCTCGGGCAAATCGGCGAACTCATGGATTGGCTCGAGTGCTCGACGAGTTGCCGTCTGCGGGAAGAGTTCCGGTAGCTGGCGAGCCGGGAACCACTCTCGACGATCGACCGATAGCTGGTCCGATCGTCCCAGTCTGCGTC is a window of Thalassoroseus pseudoceratinae DNA encoding:
- a CDS encoding GYF domain-containing protein, with product MSDSDSEYYLRSRGRITGPHTLQGLITLRERRRLGRSDQLSVDRREWFPARQLPELFPQTATRRALEPIHEFADLPEEPSTGNTDIKPDDEGAWFYQQPDGNVEIGPVQYSKVEQLVREGTLRSKHQVWRDGWPDWRLVEEVPQLANWLSTSAHQGKTSQDGLSSSAATAAMWLGLTPWLVALAGFTIFLLFIAIAKESQAPSLIGLLALGGSLFGVLSNLAWFVTSVLAIVFGGIGMSRTGEGKLAGRGRAITGLTLGIVNLSMPVLLLVLAAGASASRSF
- a CDS encoding MotA/TolQ/ExbB proton channel family protein; the encoded protein is MSADTELCPLSWSRQDPERRLMMPAAHYTRVSSFTTGFLATILTVAVLGGLLLFKDLWISQTIWQRGPVPFAIVFFTCWSLMIIFLKWLKLCLQRRALDFQIVPPTPDFILSPESVSVVQNNILDTAEDPQRFILFNRINIALANLRNLGRVGDVDEILRSQADNDEGSMETSYATLRGFVWAIPVLGFIGTVQGLAEAIGGFGAVLSQSDDLSHVKDALKGVTGGLSVAFETTLQGLVAALIVQLLMTSLKKSEEEFLDRCRAFCTRNVTGKLRLMPFEEPHAE